DNA sequence from the Rhodoligotrophos appendicifer genome:
ATGTTCCTGGTGGCCACCGGCACAGGCGCCAATGCCCTGAGCCTCGCCGCGATGACCCCGCCCTTCGGCTCCGTCATCTGTCACCGCGAAAGCCATATCATGATCGATGAATGCGGAGCGCCGGAGCTGTTCACCGGCGGCGCCAAGCTCATCGCCGTGGACGGTGCCGGCGGCAAGATGAGCGCCAGCTCCGTGGAGGAGGCTCTGGCGGCCTTCGGGCGGCCTCCCCACAGCGTCAAGCCCGCAGCCATCAGCATCACTCAGGCTAGCGAGTATGGCACCACCTACAAGGTGTCCGAGATCGAAGCCATTGCCGAGGTCGGCCGCCGGCATGGCTGCCGGCTGCACATGGACGGAGCCCGCTTCGCCAATGCCGTAGTATCTCTGCAAGCCCGTCCCGCCGACATCACCTGGCGGGCCGGCGTCGATGTGCTGAGCTTCGGCTTCACCAAGAATGGCGCATTGGGTGCGGAGGCGGTGATCCTGTTCGACACGGGGCTCGCGGTCGACTTTCCCTATCTGCGCAAGCGCACCGGCCATCTCTGGTCAAAGGGACGGTTTCTCGGGGCGCAGGTCGACGCCATGCTCGATCAGGATCTGTGGATGCGCAATGCCACCCATGCCAACGCCATGGCGAAACGGCTCCATGAGGGCCTCAGCCTCTGCAAGGGGGTGCGTTTTCCGGTGGCGGTGGAGGCCAACGAGCTGTTTCCGATCCTGCCGCGGCCCCTGCACGAGGCGCTGCTGGCCCAGGGCGCGAACTTCTATGAATGGTCACCGGGCGGCGTGGCTCCCGCAGATCGCCCGAAGGCCGGCGAAGTCATGGCGCGGATGGTCACATCCTTCGCGACACGCCAGGAGGACGTCGAAAGCTTCATCAAACTGGCGCAGGATCTGTCCACGGCCAAAGCCGCTTAGCATCGCGGCCGCGGGGCGGCCGCGGGTTAGGGCGCGCTCTTCTGCCAGGCAAAATCATCCGCCCTGCCCGGCTTCGGTGCAGGCGGGATGCCTTGGGCGAAGAGCTTCGCTGCGGCCGTGTCAGGAGCCGCCGTCTCCTGCAACTGCAGCAATCCCTCCTCGCCGCCCGGTGCATCCAAGTCGACGACCATGGCAATGCCCGCATCCATGGTGGTGGCATTGGGGCGATAATTTTTCGGAACTTCCGGTCGGATCATGATCGGAGCGTTGACGCCCGGCTGACCGAAGAGCGGAAGGTTGTTGGCGTAATCCGTGGCGCCCGTCTCTCCCTGGGCCGCCAGGGTCTGGGCGGCCGCCACAGCCGGGTCCTCCGCCGTCTTGATATCCTCGCGGATCACGTCGAGGACCAGGGAGGCCATCTTGTCGTTGCCACGCTTGAGGAAATTCACCCCGTCGCGGTCGCGGAGCCGGCGCATCACGCCATCGTCGGGCGTGACGCCCATCTCCGTGTAGCGCCCATCTTCATCACTGAAGTCCTTGCGGATGTCGATGAACTTGACGCCAAGCTTCTCGGCGCGGGCTTTGACCACTCCGTTGATTTTCTGCATCGCACTGTCATATTCGGCGCGCGCCATGGGCGGGAGGCTGACCCAATAGACGGCGATGCTGCGTCTCTTCATCTCCGTAAGAAACGCGTCCACGACTTTCTCATAGGCGGTCTGCCATTCCGGCGATCCGAAGGGGATGCGCTTGTCACCCACCCTCATGTCCTGGCCGTCATTGGAGCCGACGAGAACCACGGCCGTGTGCACCTGGTTGCGATCGAGAATCCCCGGCAGGGCCGCGACCCAGTCATAGAGGTCGGCGCGGGCAAAGCCCGAGCCTTCGCGATACCGGCCTTCGAGCTGGAGCTTCTCCTCGCCGGCGAGAACCCGGCCCATGCCTGCCCAGAGGCCCCCTGCCATATTGTCGCCAATGACGAGCACCGTGTACCGGTCGTGAGCCTCGGGAATATAGGTCGCGCCCGGCGCCTTATGTTTTCCGTCGGCCGCCGCCTGGGTCTCCGTTACAGGCGGCTTGCTTGCAGTCTGCGCCATCGCGGGCGCGGCCACAGCCAGCATTGCCAGGAGAATAAACGACACACACCGGTGCATGGGTCCCATCAGCCATCCTGCTTGAGATGTTTGAGCAGACGAGAGCTCGGCTCGCCGTCCGCCGTCAAGCCTGCGTCGCGCTGGGCACGCTCGACCGCCGCCTTGGTCTGCGGCCCGACATTTCCGTCGACGCCGCCGGTGTCATAGCCGCGTGCGGTCAGGAGCACCTGGAGCTCCATGCGCTCACGCACCGACAAGGCGTTCGCCGGACGCGGCCAGGCGCCGATGATGGGTCCACCGCCAGCGATTCGATCGGCGAGATGTCCCACTGCCAAGGCGTAGGCATTGGAATTGTTGTAGCGAAGGATGGCTCGGAAGTTCTGGGTGACCAGGAAGGCAGGGCCCCTTGCGCCTGCCGGCATCAACAGGGTCGCGGGGACGGTGGATCCGGGTTTGAAGGTGGAGCCGTCGGCGAGCTTGAGGCCCCGCTTCGCCCAGGTGCCGATGGTCGCCTTTGCTCCGGCGGACTTGGTGTTGAAGCCCCGCGGCAGCTGCACTTCCCAGCCCCAGGGAAGACCCGGCTTCCAGCCGGACTTATGAAGGTAGTTGCCGGTGGACGCCAGAGCATCGGCCACGCTGCGCCAGATGTCACGGCTGCCATCACCGGTCCAATCGACCGCATAGGCGTTGTAGGTGGTCGGGATGAATTGGGTGTAGCCCATGGCGCCCGCCCAGGAGCCGGACATGTGGGACGGCGGAATGTCGCCACGCTGCAAGATCTTCAGCGCCGCAATCAGCTGCTGGCGGCCGAATTTCTGGCGGCGCCCGGTATAGGCCAGGGTCGCGAGGGAGCGGATCACGTATTTGTCGCCC
Encoded proteins:
- a CDS encoding threonine aldolase family protein; its protein translation is MNFASDNVMGVSPEILDALARANEGSEVSYGSDRWTKRAEMRLSELFECEIAMFLVATGTGANALSLAAMTPPFGSVICHRESHIMIDECGAPELFTGGAKLIAVDGAGGKMSASSVEEALAAFGRPPHSVKPAAISITQASEYGTTYKVSEIEAIAEVGRRHGCRLHMDGARFANAVVSLQARPADITWRAGVDVLSFGFTKNGALGAEAVILFDTGLAVDFPYLRKRTGHLWSKGRFLGAQVDAMLDQDLWMRNATHANAMAKRLHEGLSLCKGVRFPVAVEANELFPILPRPLHEALLAQGANFYEWSPGGVAPADRPKAGEVMARMVTSFATRQEDVESFIKLAQDLSTAKAA
- a CDS encoding SGNH/GDSL hydrolase family protein, giving the protein MGPMHRCVSFILLAMLAVAAPAMAQTASKPPVTETQAAADGKHKAPGATYIPEAHDRYTVLVIGDNMAGGLWAGMGRVLAGEEKLQLEGRYREGSGFARADLYDWVAALPGILDRNQVHTAVVLVGSNDGQDMRVGDKRIPFGSPEWQTAYEKVVDAFLTEMKRRSIAVYWVSLPPMARAEYDSAMQKINGVVKARAEKLGVKFIDIRKDFSDEDGRYTEMGVTPDDGVMRRLRDRDGVNFLKRGNDKMASLVLDVIREDIKTAEDPAVAAAQTLAAQGETGATDYANNLPLFGQPGVNAPIMIRPEVPKNYRPNATTMDAGIAMVVDLDAPGGEEGLLQLQETAAPDTAAAKLFAQGIPPAPKPGRADDFAWQKSAP
- a CDS encoding lytic murein transglycosylase, with product MKRCLTSWLSAMMVAFATFACALGPMAATPATADARFDRFVQSLWPQAHKAGVSRATFEAAFRGVTPDPEVIERAENQAEFKTPVWDYIDQRVSDARIENGRAMLREHAARVAAIEKRYGVPSTVLLAVWGMETNYGSHMGDKYVIRSLATLAYTGRRQKFGRQQLIAALKILQRGDIPPSHMSGSWAGAMGYTQFIPTTYNAYAVDWTGDGSRDIWRSVADALASTGNYLHKSGWKPGLPWGWEVQLPRGFNTKSAGAKATIGTWAKRGLKLADGSTFKPGSTVPATLLMPAGARGPAFLVTQNFRAILRYNNSNAYALAVGHLADRIAGGGPIIGAWPRPANALSVRERMELQVLLTARGYDTGGVDGNVGPQTKAAVERAQRDAGLTADGEPSSRLLKHLKQDG